The Patescibacteria group bacterium genomic sequence TATTTTAGCTAAAATAAGGCAAAAAAATGCCATTCAACTGGCACATTTTTAATTTTGTGATTGTAGTATGGCATTTTTATGTACTTTATAATTTCGGCACTTCGTTCTCCTTCGTCGCTCCGCTCCTCGGAGTTCCTCAGTGTCTCGTTTCACTCGAGCTGGGCATAAGGTACGATCTTCGAACCTTTTTCACTCTAAATACTTGGGAAAACGAGTTTGTGAAGAGAAAAAAGGTTAGGGTTAGGAAGGTTTATGCGTAATATAGAATATGCCAGCCAGAGACGAACAGCGCCATTATAAAAGGTTGGTGAATATTACTCAATTTTTTTCTTCATCTATTTGTCAAATAGTTTTAACTTTTAGCTCTAATTTATTGATTCTTTTTTCGTTGAGCTTCAAGACGATCTAAGAAACGGCGATTTTGAGAAAATTGTATTTTCTTTTGTTGGATTAAATCATCTAGCTTTTTCAACATTTTATCTAGGACATTCATTACGAGATTGATGTTTTTTTTGATAGCAAACTTTTCCAAATTATATTTGGGAGCAAAATTCAGTGTATTCTCTTTACGTTGTTTGGTTGCATAATTCATATTATTGATATATCAATCTCATTTAGGTGATATATTCTCTAACCATTAGCGCTTGAAGCCGTGTGACTTGGAGAGTGGTGATGACTTGAGCGATAGTGGATTCAAGCCACGTGCTTCTAGCCATTACGGCTCGAAGCGTGATGATTCGAAGCATTACGGCTCTATGCACCATGATTATTTATATCTGACGATTCTGTTTTCAGCGAAAAATAATGTTGTTTTTCACTTTTTAATTCCATTGCAATAACATCGGAATAGCCTTTGTTTTTAAAATATTTAGTTTCTTGAACAAAATTTTCAAAAGCGGATTTTGCATCATCTCCACTATTAACTCCTAAAACTTGCATATTTTCAACATCCTCTTCACTTGGGGTTTTAGTTTCACCCTCATGGGTGAGGAAAATAAAATGTTTCATTGTTTTATTGTTAGAAAATCTGTCACATCTTCTTCTATGAAGTCTTATCACCGCACGTAACGACGGAATCGAATAATATGGTATCGCTGAATTCTAGAATTACAGGGGATAAATTACTTCATAGGGAGATTCACGTTTATAATCCTTCCATAAAGACCGTACATCCTGTTTAAAGACTTCCATAAGGAAATCTTCTATTCGCTCACCATTATAAATCCAGTCATTAAGATTTGGGATAAAATTTTTTTCTGGGCTTTTCCTCTCCAACCAGATGATGAATGCTGCGGCACAATAGTATATATCAGTTTCGTAGCATTTTCCTTGCGGACACTCAATCTTCCAACCTAGATCGTCTTTGCCAAATCTATATCTGCAATATTGCGCCATACCTTCTATAATCCATTTTTGAGTATCATCACCATACTTGTTCTTCTCAGGATAATTTTGAACGATGTGACCGACCTCGTGAACCAAGCACCCCATGTCCTCTAAAGAGTTATCAATACCATATTCAATCTCTGTTTTTTGGTTGTTTACGCCTAAGCCACTTCCTTTACGGAAGGATATCTTAATCTTATCATGCGGCACTTTTTTCTTAAGGAAATCAAATACCCCTTGGTAGTGCTTATCAAAATATTCCACCAACCTTTGGGCCCTTTTGTGGCAACTCGGAAACATCGAATAATCGAATACACAATGATGGCCATATATAATGTATTTGTTGCTATTTTCTGTTCTCATGAGATCCTCCCGCATATTAGTCAAAATTTAGACATTCAAATGAATCTACTGCTACCATAAACCTACTGTAAAGGTTAAGAAACTTTGTAGCTTTATTGAACGTCATCTAATCAGAGAGCTCTCCGCCAAATCTCTTTTTATAAAACTCCTTAAACTCATTTATATCCTTCTCGGATAACACTTTGTTTTAATTGATTTTGTATTTTATCTATAATGTCAAAATGCTAAAGATATGAATTAAGAATTTTTATCCTCAATTGGTCTACCGAAATAGTTACTTAATGCCCATCCCAAGTGGTGACGCCCCCAATCAGTCATAGTAATAATTTTATTGCTCTTATATTTTTCTAAAAAAGTTTTTGGAATATAATGAATAGTTAAAAAATCTACCAAGGAATCTCCTATAATTCCTTCTAATTCTGGTAAATAGAACCAGTAGTTAATTTTGCGTTTTTTTATCAGTCCTGCTTTACCATCTGTAAGTATACCGTTATCTTCAAATAGTTTAATCGGATAAACCGGGGCAATAATTATATTTTCTTTATCCTGAACATCGCAGGTTTGAGATAATATAATTATATTATTCAGCTTTGCGTTTATCGCTAAAAGCGCCTCGCCATTATTAAATGATTTCTCCCCAATCTTTATTGCTTCGTATGTGTTGGTCTTTTTTAGGTTCTTTAAACTTCGCAATTCATCTTCAAAAATAAAAAAGGGGGCGTTTTTGATGACATCCCCTTGATATAAAATATCAAAACTCAAATCTTCCGATTTCACATACATAAAATCTAAACATTAAAAGCTTTTGGTTTCAAAAACCTTTTTATAAAACTTTATTCTGTCTTCTTTAGAAATCGTTTCTTCTGGGGATAAATCATCAAAGATGATGGGGTTTGAATTAAATTTATAGTCTTTCTTACTGTCGTTAACATCGGAATTAGAACTCTCGTGGAGAGTAATGTCTTCAGCACCTGTTTGTGAAAAATATTTATATTGGGTCATATATTTTATACTATTTTTCTAACAACCATTGGTTGTTGATATTATTAACAATAAATTGTTGTCTCCCCGACGGATCGGGGGTTTTCAAAATTTGATAAGTTGATTTGAAATTATATTTTATTTTATTACTGCGAACAATTGCTCTTACCAGATTCATAGTCTTTTCCTGTGCTTCTCCTAATATCTGCGATGGATTAAATTCCTTCTTTGTTTCTAAGAATTCGTTACACTCATCGAATAAATCATCAACTAATTCCTTTGTTTTTGGTTTTGCGAATTCTATTATATTACCAAACCCAATTAAATCCCTTGCTTCTCTTCGGTTAATTAAATGCCTATGGGAATATAGCTTTTGAGTTAAATTCTCAATTATTTCTTTGCTTTGCTTGTCAGTAAGCCTCTGTTTATGCAAATCTAATAGATTTTTCGTTAATCTTCTAACCAACGCATGAGTGCGGTTAACGGACCCAAGCAATGTAGGGTTAATTTCTTTTGCTAATTCCTTCATAACCTCAGCTAAAGACGACTGTTCTGCAATTCCTATTTTTTCTCTTGCGAGATCAATAAACCCAATAATATCTTCTATTTCAAATCTTTTTATCTGCTTTTTATCATTGTCAACAATATCAGCTGCTGGGTCTACTGGGCCTAATTGTGAATAAGGAAGCATTACAATCTTATCTGCCCCTAAAGCAATCATTGTGCCTGCGCTTAGTGCCTTCTCTGGCACAATAACCTCGAAAGCACCACAATATTCTCTTATTAAATTTAC encodes the following:
- a CDS encoding basic secretory protein-like protein; the encoded protein is MFPSCHKRAQRLVEYFDKHYQGVFDFLKKKVPHDKIKISFRKGSGLGVNNQKTEIEYGIDNSLEDMGCLVHEVGHIVQNYPEKNKYGDDTQKWIIEGMAQYCRYRFGKDDLGWKIECPQGKCYETDIYYCAAAFIIWLERKSPEKNFIPNLNDWIYNGERIEDFLMEVFKQDVRSLWKDYKRESPYEVIYPL